One genomic window of Thermococcus indicus includes the following:
- a CDS encoding DUF257 family protein produces the protein MEALKKPILITKKDLDAMLEQIWPGGTTIIENSASLGAEFTLHAFMEYSKRRRMPIVIEDIFDTLPVYLAHLEFLGVNPEGFNIRVLKVGGSQEAGNVLAKINFENDPHVYQKKIDQELKKIVPDGPYIHFVLGLDRLLFLQDDVHNMYTHLALIKQKLGDERRINVYLIEKSIVERIPYNPLPLMEDIATSVIELTDEGEGVIRIRLRKSIFTLLMNKEYLLISPREVLRWWE, from the coding sequence ATGGAAGCCCTTAAAAAGCCTATCCTTATCACAAAGAAGGATCTTGACGCAATGCTCGAACAGATATGGCCTGGAGGAACTACCATCATAGAGAACAGTGCATCTTTAGGGGCAGAATTTACCCTTCACGCTTTCATGGAATACTCAAAACGCAGGAGAATGCCCATAGTAATCGAGGATATTTTCGATACCCTGCCCGTTTACCTGGCTCATCTGGAGTTCTTAGGAGTCAATCCGGAGGGCTTCAACATTAGGGTTCTTAAGGTTGGAGGAAGCCAAGAGGCCGGCAACGTTCTCGCCAAGATCAATTTTGAAAACGACCCCCATGTTTACCAGAAAAAAATCGATCAAGAATTGAAGAAGATAGTACCCGACGGTCCCTACATACATTTTGTCTTAGGTCTGGATAGACTCCTATTCCTTCAGGACGATGTTCACAACATGTACACCCATCTCGCCCTGATAAAACAAAAACTTGGGGACGAACGCAGGATAAACGTGTACCTGATTGAAAAGTCTATAGTTGAAAGAATTCCCTACAATCCCCTGCCGCTAATGGAAGACATAGCAACGTCGGTGATAGAACTAACGGATGAAGGAGAGGGGGTCATAAGGATTAGGCTGAGAAAATCTATATTCACCCTCCTAATGAACAAAGAATACCTGCTGATTTCCCCGCGGGAAGTCCTCCGGTGGTGGGAGTGA
- a CDS encoding DUF257 family protein — MGAMEWEKALEIADSVLPGETVLVRYTTSYIPEFLLRFFVDYAAERDVPLLIDDNFDALHTILVHAKFMNLTINIDRDNVYVLKTGGRFEVGNVIAKVPFHPDPRVYLQNYEKTSFITFQKFPSPAINLVLGLENLLLHVRNPLDTYRIILGMQKFVGNKKRKAFYIVNEGVLENLPIKVMGELERISTTVIKLTPYHTGANLKVLKTINPALLERETKIDTGGWD; from the coding sequence ATGGGTGCAATGGAATGGGAGAAAGCCCTCGAGATAGCAGACTCCGTTCTCCCTGGAGAGACGGTTCTGGTGAGATACACAACTTCTTATATCCCAGAGTTTCTGCTGAGATTTTTCGTTGATTACGCGGCAGAAAGAGACGTCCCACTGCTCATAGATGATAATTTTGATGCCCTCCACACGATACTCGTCCACGCCAAATTCATGAATCTCACGATAAACATTGACAGGGACAATGTTTACGTTCTTAAAACAGGTGGAAGGTTCGAGGTCGGAAACGTCATAGCAAAGGTCCCATTCCATCCAGATCCAAGGGTGTACCTTCAAAACTACGAAAAAACGAGTTTCATAACCTTTCAGAAGTTCCCATCTCCTGCGATAAATCTCGTTCTTGGTCTGGAGAATCTGCTCCTCCACGTGAGGAATCCCCTCGACACCTATAGGATAATACTCGGCATGCAGAAGTTCGTCGGAAACAAGAAGCGAAAGGCCTTCTACATAGTTAACGAGGGAGTCCTCGAGAACCTTCCGATAAAGGTCATGGGAGAGCTCGAGAGAATCTCCACTACAGTCATAAAACTCACCCCCTATCATACGGGAGCAAATCTCAAGGTTCTGAAGACAATAAATCCAGCTCTACTCGAGAGGGAGACCAAAATCGATACCGGGGGGTGGGACTGA
- the shyA gene encoding NAD(P)-dependent hydrogenase/sulfhydrogenase 2 subunit alpha — protein sequence MIIEMREFTRVEGNGKAEIVIEDGEVKDVRLQIVEGPRFFELLTLGRHYYDVPDLEARICAICYLSHSVASVIGIERAFGVEVPGEITLLRELGLIGELLESHALHLYLLVAPDVFGYPDAIRMATKHGELVKEGLALKAFGNRIRVMVGGREIHGINVKPGGFGRYPTVEELERVEKESEALLRLARRAVRLFAQLDPYGAQARHFVATDGYLWGERLVSDEEGAFHYTERIEERSLVYSFAKQSRYKGEAFFVGALPRLLLKSEMLTPTAKRLFEEHREKLSSGYVSYNNLAQAIELVYALERANEIAKTLLDRGIEGENVPVEPREGEGIGYVEAPRGVLIHHYRIDGSGKVAYSNIITPTALNHAMMEASLLEEARKLYGEADERAMIGRLEETVRAFDPCISCSVHLVKF from the coding sequence ATGATAATTGAGATGCGGGAATTCACGCGCGTTGAGGGCAACGGCAAAGCCGAGATAGTCATCGAGGACGGCGAGGTAAAGGACGTCAGGCTCCAGATAGTCGAAGGGCCGAGATTCTTCGAACTGCTCACCCTGGGAAGACACTATTACGACGTTCCGGACCTTGAAGCGAGGATATGCGCCATCTGCTACCTCTCCCACAGCGTCGCCTCGGTCATTGGAATCGAGAGGGCCTTCGGCGTTGAGGTTCCGGGGGAGATAACGCTCCTCAGGGAGCTCGGACTCATCGGCGAACTTCTGGAAAGCCATGCACTGCACCTTTACCTCCTCGTTGCCCCGGACGTCTTCGGCTATCCCGACGCCATACGGATGGCCACAAAACACGGCGAACTCGTGAAGGAAGGCCTCGCCCTGAAGGCCTTCGGCAACAGGATAAGGGTGATGGTAGGCGGCAGGGAGATACACGGGATAAACGTCAAGCCAGGCGGATTCGGCAGGTATCCAACGGTGGAAGAGCTCGAGAGGGTGGAGAAGGAAAGCGAAGCCCTCCTCAGGCTGGCGAGGAGAGCGGTGAGGCTCTTCGCCCAACTGGATCCATACGGCGCCCAGGCAAGGCACTTCGTCGCCACCGACGGCTACCTCTGGGGCGAAAGACTGGTCTCTGATGAGGAAGGTGCCTTCCACTACACCGAGAGGATAGAGGAACGCTCCCTCGTCTACAGCTTTGCCAAGCAGAGCCGCTACAAGGGCGAGGCATTCTTTGTCGGGGCGCTGCCGAGACTGCTCCTCAAGTCGGAGATGCTCACCCCCACCGCTAAGAGACTCTTTGAGGAGCACAGGGAGAAACTTTCCTCAGGTTACGTTAGCTACAACAACTTAGCCCAGGCTATAGAGCTGGTCTATGCCCTCGAGAGGGCAAACGAGATAGCAAAGACCCTTCTCGACAGGGGCATCGAAGGGGAGAACGTCCCGGTTGAGCCCAGGGAGGGCGAGGGGATAGGCTACGTCGAGGCCCCGAGAGGGGTCCTTATACACCACTACAGGATAGACGGAAGCGGCAAGGTCGCTTACTCCAACATAATAACCCCAACGGCGCTGAACCACGCGATGATGGAGGCCAGCCTGCTGGAGGAGGCCAGAAAACTGTACGGCGAGGCCGACGAGAGGGCGATGATAGGAAGGCTTGAGGAGACCGTAAGGGCGTTCGACCCCTGTATCTCCTGCTCCGTGCACCTCGTTAAGTTTTGA
- the shyD gene encoding NAD(P)-dependent hydrogenase/sulfhydrogenase 2 subunit delta produces the protein MMDKLKLAVFELTDCGGCALNILFLYEKLFDLLEFYEITEFHMATSLSEGNHYDVALVTGTVSTQRDLNLLKEARNHSEYLIALGTCATHGSVQGSVELPIREKLKAVYGDGGNPMRALDSKPVVEYVAVDFALPGCPYDKEEVYQVLMDIDKGIEPVRKDYPVCIECKLNEYECVLVKKGLPCLGPITYGGCKAVCVRSGLGCIGCRGPLPGEVNPAGEYEILKDLGYDDEYIVRKFKTFARWEP, from the coding sequence ATGATGGACAAGCTCAAGTTGGCAGTTTTTGAGCTTACAGACTGCGGCGGCTGTGCACTAAACATTCTCTTCCTCTACGAGAAGCTCTTCGACCTCCTCGAATTCTACGAGATAACCGAGTTCCACATGGCGACCAGCCTGAGCGAGGGGAACCACTACGACGTTGCACTCGTAACGGGAACCGTCTCGACCCAGCGCGACCTGAACCTGCTCAAGGAGGCGAGAAACCACTCGGAGTACCTCATCGCCCTCGGAACCTGTGCGACCCACGGGTCGGTTCAGGGGAGCGTTGAGCTGCCCATCAGGGAGAAGCTGAAGGCAGTCTATGGAGACGGTGGGAACCCGATGCGCGCCCTCGACTCCAAACCGGTCGTCGAATACGTGGCTGTTGATTTTGCTCTCCCCGGATGCCCGTACGACAAGGAGGAAGTCTACCAGGTGCTCATGGACATAGACAAGGGCATCGAACCCGTTAGAAAGGACTATCCCGTCTGCATTGAGTGCAAGCTCAACGAGTACGAGTGCGTGCTGGTGAAGAAAGGCCTTCCCTGCCTCGGCCCGATAACCTACGGGGGCTGCAAAGCTGTCTGCGTGCGCTCCGGCCTCGGGTGCATAGGGTGCAGAGGCCCGTTGCCGGGCGAGGTAAACCCGGCCGGGGAGTACGAGATACTCAAGGACCTCGGCTACGATGACGAGTACATCGTGAGGAAGTTCAAGACCTTTGCGAGGTGGGAGCCATGA
- the shyC gene encoding NAD(P)-dependent hydrogenase/sulfhydrogenase 2 subunit gamma, producing the protein MNPYQTYDARILEVKDLTSREKLFTLRFLDPEVEAKFDFRPGQFVIVDIRGFGEFPISICSSPTRRGYFQLCIRKVGRMTKFVHKMKEGDVVGIRGPYGNGFPMEKMEGSNLILVAGGLGMAPLRSVLWYAIDTGKYENVWLLYGTKAYEDILFRDEIIHLLKHGEAMNCSVKLAYEVESPSCIYLERGFSDRVCKGVVTDLFRGEEFDVENTYALICGPPVMYKFVIRELLDRKLSPGRIYMTLERRMRCGIGKCGHCIVGTSTSIKYVCKDGPVFTYWDALSTRGLI; encoded by the coding sequence ATGAACCCGTACCAGACGTACGACGCAAGGATTCTCGAAGTGAAGGACCTGACGTCGAGGGAGAAGCTCTTCACACTTCGCTTCCTCGACCCCGAGGTTGAGGCCAAGTTCGACTTCAGGCCCGGGCAGTTCGTCATCGTTGACATACGCGGCTTCGGCGAGTTCCCGATAAGCATCTGCTCCTCACCCACGAGGAGGGGCTACTTCCAGCTCTGCATCAGAAAGGTCGGCAGGATGACCAAGTTCGTTCACAAGATGAAGGAAGGAGACGTCGTGGGGATCCGCGGGCCCTACGGAAACGGATTCCCCATGGAGAAGATGGAGGGTTCGAACCTGATTCTTGTCGCCGGCGGTCTCGGAATGGCGCCCCTTCGCTCTGTTCTCTGGTACGCCATCGACACAGGCAAATACGAGAACGTCTGGCTGCTCTACGGAACCAAGGCCTACGAGGACATACTCTTCCGTGACGAGATAATACACCTCCTGAAGCACGGCGAGGCCATGAATTGCAGCGTCAAGCTCGCCTACGAGGTTGAAAGCCCCTCGTGCATCTATCTTGAGAGGGGTTTCTCGGACAGGGTGTGCAAGGGTGTCGTCACCGACCTGTTCAGGGGAGAGGAGTTCGACGTCGAGAACACCTACGCCCTCATCTGCGGCCCACCGGTCATGTACAAGTTCGTCATAAGGGAACTCCTCGACAGAAAGCTTTCTCCCGGAAGGATATACATGACCCTGGAGAGGCGCATGCGCTGCGGGATAGGCAAGTGCGGCCACTGCATCGTTGGAACGAGCACGTCCATCAAGTACGTCTGCAAGGACGGACCGGTCTTCACGTACTGGGACGCTCTCTCCACAAGGGGGTTGATATGA
- the shyB gene encoding NAD(P)-dependent hydrogenase/sulfhydrogenase 2 subunit beta, protein MRYIKLSSKNFGRFFKSLEAWGTLYAPVKRGCIYSFQEVHDPGEMALDYNRTMLPPKKFFFRPKEAILRLKNGRWEEEVEAEPMVLFGLHPCDIHGLKILDKVYLDEPADPYYKSRREKTLIIGISCMPDEYCFCKSLGTHFAMDGFDLFLHELPDGWLVRIGSVRGHEIAWENGELFEEVTDEDLANFKEFEEKRSKAFQKELPQEGLADMLDLAYNSPVWKKYAEICLACGNCNMVCPTCRCYEVCDRWVDAYKAVRERRYDSCFMENHGLVAGGHNFRPTRLDRFRHRYYCKSYFDPSAGYNCVGCGRCDEFCPAKIEHVKVLEEVRGSLQ, encoded by the coding sequence TTGAGATATATAAAACTATCCTCCAAAAACTTTGGGAGGTTCTTCAAGTCCCTTGAGGCTTGGGGTACCCTGTATGCCCCGGTCAAAAGAGGGTGCATCTATTCTTTCCAGGAAGTGCACGACCCCGGGGAGATGGCTCTCGACTACAACAGAACCATGCTCCCGCCGAAGAAGTTCTTCTTCAGGCCCAAAGAGGCCATTCTCAGGCTGAAAAACGGCCGCTGGGAAGAGGAGGTAGAAGCAGAGCCCATGGTCCTCTTTGGACTCCATCCCTGTGATATCCACGGTCTAAAGATACTCGACAAGGTGTACCTCGACGAGCCGGCCGATCCGTACTACAAGAGCAGGCGCGAGAAAACCCTGATAATAGGAATAAGCTGCATGCCCGACGAGTACTGCTTCTGCAAGAGCCTCGGTACGCACTTCGCCATGGACGGCTTCGACCTGTTCCTTCACGAGCTGCCGGACGGATGGCTTGTGAGGATTGGCAGCGTCCGCGGCCACGAGATAGCCTGGGAGAACGGTGAGCTGTTCGAGGAGGTGACCGACGAGGACCTCGCCAACTTCAAGGAGTTCGAGGAGAAGCGCTCCAAAGCCTTCCAGAAGGAGCTTCCACAGGAGGGCCTCGCCGACATGCTTGATCTGGCATACAACAGCCCCGTGTGGAAGAAGTACGCTGAGATATGCCTCGCCTGCGGCAACTGCAACATGGTCTGTCCGACGTGTCGCTGCTACGAGGTCTGCGACCGCTGGGTGGACGCGTACAAAGCCGTCCGCGAGAGGCGCTACGACTCCTGCTTCATGGAAAATCATGGACTCGTTGCGGGAGGCCACAACTTCAGGCCCACACGTTTGGACCGCTTCAGGCACCGCTACTACTGCAAGAGCTACTTTGACCCGTCGGCCGGCTACAACTGCGTCGGGTGTGGAAGATGCGACGAGTTCTGCCCGGCGAAGATAGAGCACGTTAAGGTTCTTGAGGAGGTAAGGGGGTCGCTCCAATGA
- the nuoE gene encoding NADH-quinone oxidoreductase subunit NuoE encodes MEASFDYMRSYPPEPSSLIPLLQRTQERFGYLPREALEEIANYLGVPLSRVYGVATFYAQFRFEPLGKYVVKICHGTACHVNGAVNISQAITEELGVEEGQTTEDGLVTLERVACLGCCSLAPVIMINDKVFGKLTPDKVRKLMRKLREGKLDV; translated from the coding sequence ATGGAAGCCTCGTTCGATTACATGCGCTCTTATCCACCGGAACCGAGTTCCCTAATCCCTCTTCTCCAGAGAACCCAGGAGCGCTTCGGTTACCTTCCCCGGGAGGCCCTTGAAGAGATTGCGAACTACCTCGGCGTCCCTCTCAGCAGGGTCTACGGCGTGGCGACATTCTACGCCCAGTTCAGGTTTGAACCCCTCGGGAAGTACGTCGTCAAAATCTGCCACGGCACAGCCTGCCACGTAAACGGCGCCGTGAACATATCCCAGGCGATAACGGAAGAGCTTGGGGTTGAGGAGGGGCAGACTACCGAGGACGGGCTCGTTACCCTTGAGCGCGTCGCCTGTCTCGGATGCTGCAGTTTGGCCCCGGTCATAATGATAAACGACAAGGTCTTCGGCAAGCTCACGCCTGACAAGGTCAGGAAGCTGATGAGAAAGCTCAGGGAGGGGAAGCTCGATGTCTGA